The Fulvia fulva chromosome 13, complete sequence genome window below encodes:
- a CDS encoding Endocytosis protein end4: protein MYSQATRNVDLTKTEADLAMHIKKATSIEETAPKRKHVRACIVYTWDHKNSASFWNGVKVQPIQADEVQTFKALYTVHKVLQEGHPIALKEAQQHVSWLEGLSRGLVGGMGSQGVRGYSPLIQEYIFFLVSKLKFHRDHPEFNGLFEYEEYISLTSINDPNEGYETISELMTLQDQIDSFQKLVFANFSGGSNNECRISALVPLVQESYGIYKFITSMLRAMHTTLGDDEALSPLRGRYDAQHYRLVRFYYECSNLRYLTSLITIPKLPQDPPNLLQDDENAPALPARPKNEPVTKPRDTPPPQVSTDPEPINEFWKNEQARQQEEYEAEQRRLQQQWEEAQRLQQLQAQQAQRDFEEQQRLQAEQQRLQLEQLQRDQYNQQSQGRMAELERENLNARAQYERDQLMLQQYDQRMKALEGELAALNQNFQSQTQSKDDQIRALQEQVNTWRTKYEALAKLYSQLRHEHLELLQKFKGVQLKAASAQEAIDQREKLQRELKTKNLELADMIRERDRALHDKDRTTGGHRDELEKLKRELRMALDRADNADRAKGSELSSMLSRHNREIADLEEALRNKTRALDDMQMRLGEGSSDLERQLREKEEELEIYKSSLDEALLELNDYKNGGGANGPAMDEQIDVMLLENIKKINDIIDSVLQAGVQRVDDALYELDSSMQAGNQNASGPYVLSQIEKAQSTAMEFSTAFNNFIADGPSGGHADVIRTVHQFSNAIADVLSNTKGLTRFASDDKKSDQLVNAARRSASETVAFFRGIMSYRLDGLEDLQKTDVVINKNNEVQVALNNLSKIADAFAPKSKVTSQTGDLGEIVDREMMNAAKAIDAATERLAKLMNKSREGYSTYELKIHDSILEAAIAVTNAIAKLIKAATASQQEIVNQGRGSSMSKTQFYKKNNRWTEGLISAAKAVATSTNTLIETADGVISGRNSPEQLIVASNDVAASTAQLVAASRVKASFMSKTQERLEECSKAVTNACRSLVKQVQKIIESKNKENGEDVDYAALSGHDFKIKQMEQQVEILQLENALSAARHRLGEMRKLSYQEED from the exons ATGTACAGCCAGGCCACGCGCAATGTCGATCTCACCAAAACCGAGGCCGACCTGGCCATGCACATCAAGAAGGCCACTTCCATCGAGGAGACTGCGCCAAAGAGAAAGCACGTGCGCGCGTGTATTGTCTACACATGGGACCATAAGAACAGCGCAAGCTTTTGGAACGGCGTGAAGGTGCAGCCCATACAAGCGGATGAGGTGCAGACGTTTAAAGCGCTGTATACCGTTCATAAGGTGCTTCAGGAGGGGCATCCCATAGCTCTGAAAGAGGCACAGCAACATGTCAGTTGGTTGGAGGGACTGTCGCGCGGGCTCGTTGGAGGCATGGGCTCGCAGGGAGTACGAGGATACAGCCCGTTGATTCAGGAATACATATTCTTCCTGGTCTCGAAGCTCAAGTTTCATCGGGATCACCCAGAGTTCAATGGGCTGTTCGAGTACGAG GAATACATCTCACTCACATCGATTAATGATCCGAACGAGGGCTATGAGACGATTTCCGAGCTGATGACTCTCCAAGATCAAATCGACAGCTTCCAGAAGCTAGTCTTCGCCAACTTCAGTGGTGGTAGCAACAACGAGTGCCGAATTAGTGCTTTGGTGCCGTTAGTGCAGGAGAGCTATGGAATCTACAAGTTTATCACGAGCATGCTTCGTGCTATGCATACCACACTTGGAGACGATGAAGCGCTTTCGCCGCTTCGAGGACG ATACGACGCGCAACACTACAGGCTTGTTCGATTCTACTACGAGTGCTCGAATCTGCGTTACCTGACATCGCTCATCACGATTCCAAAGCTCCCACAGGATCCTCCGAATCTCCTACAGGACGACGAGAATGCACCTGCATTGCCCGCGAGACCGAAGAACGAGCCCGTAACGAAGCCTCGCGACACCCCACCGCCTCAAGTATCGACCGATCCCGAGCCGATCAACGAGTTCTGGAAGAATGAGCAGGCGCGGCAGCAAGAGGAATACGAGGCGGAGCAGCGGAGACTACAGCAGCAGTGGGAGGAGGCTCAGCGTTTGCAGCAGCTACAGGCACAACAAGCACAGCGTGACTTTGAGGAGCAGCAGCGCTTGCAGGCGGAACAACAAAGATTACAGCTCGAACAGCTACAGCGAGATCAGTACAACCAGCAGTCGCAGGGTCGCATGGCCGAGCTTGAGCGGGAGAATCTCAACGCGCGCGCACAGTATGAGCGTGATCAGCTTATGCTGCAGCAGTACGACCAGCGCATGAAGGCTCTCGAAGGTGAGCTAGCAGCCTTGAACCAAAACTTCCAATCGCAGACACAGAGCAAGGACGATCAGATTCGGGCACTTCAAGAGCAAGTCAACACATGGCGGACGAAATACGAAGCGCTTGCCAAGCTGTACAGCCAGTTGCGACACGAACATCTGGAGCTGctgcagaagttcaaggGAGTCCAGCTCAAGGCTGCGTCAGCACAGGAAGCGATCGACCAGCGTGAGAAGCTGCAACGCGAGCTCAAGACGAAGAATCTCGAATTAGCCGATATGATTCGCGAACGAGACCGAGCACTGCACGACAAGGACAGGACCACTGGCGGGCACCGCGATGAGCTTGAGAAGCTGAAGCGTGAGCTGCGCATGGCTCTCGACAGGGCTGATAATGCAGACCGTGCAAAGGGCAGCGAGTTGTCGTCTATGCTGTCAAGGCACAACCGGGAGATTGCCGATCTTGAAGAGGCACTGCGCAACAAGACCCGCGCGCTGGACGACATGCAGATGAGGCTCGGCGAGGGCAGCTCTGATCTCGAACGACAACTCCGTGAGAAGGAAGAGGAGCTTGAGATCTACAAGTCCAGTCTTGACGAGGCTCTTCTGGAACTCAACGACTACAAGAACGGCGGAGGCGCGAACGGACCAGCGATGGACGAGCAGATCGACGTCATGCTTCTCGAGAACATCAAGAAGATCAACGACATCATCGATTCAGTGCTTCAGGCTGGTGTGCAACGAGTGGACGATGCCCTCTACGAGCTTGACAGCTCCATGCAGGCCGGTAACCAGAACGCTAGTGGTCCATATGTGCTATCGCAGATCGAGAAGGCACAAAGCACTGCCATGGAGTTCAGCACCGCCTTCAACAACTTCATCGCTGATGGTCCTTCGGGCGGACATGCAGATGTCATTCGCACGGTCCACCAGTTCTCGAACGCGATCGCGGATGTGCTATCGAACACGAAGGGTCTGACTCGATTTGCAAGCGACGACAAGAAGAGCGACCAGCTCGTCAATGCTGCCCGACGATCAGCGTCTGAGACTGTTGCGTTCTTCCGTGGCATCATGTCATACCGACTTGATGGACTGGAGGATCTCCAGAAGACTGACGTTGTGATCAACAAGAATAACGAGGTCCAGGTCGCACTCAACAACCTTTCCAAGATCGCAGATGCATTTGCGCCGAAGTCGAAGGTCACTTCGCAGACTGGTGATCTAGGCGAGATTGTCGATCGCGAGATGATGAACGCCGCCAAGGCTATCGATGCAGCTACAGAGCGGCTGGCCAAGCTCATGAACAAGTCTCGTGAGGGCTACTCAACATACGAGCTCAAGATCCATGATTCGATCCTTGAAGCCGCTATCGCAGTCACAAACGCCATTGCTAAGCTCATCAAGGCTGCAACAGCATCACAGCAGGAGATCGTTAACCAGGGCCGTGGCTCAAGTATGAGCAAAACCCAGTTCTACAAGAAGAACAACCGCTGGACTGAGGGTCTCATTTCTGCTGCCAAGGCTGTAGCGACTTCAACTAACACCCTTATCGAGACAGCCGACGGAGTCATCAGTGGCCGCAACTCACCCGAGCAGCTCATTGTGGCCTCCAACGACGTCGCTGCCTCGACCGCACAGCTTGTCGCCGCATCTCGAGTAAAGGCCAGCTTTATGTCCAAGACCCAGGAGCGATTAGAGGAATGCAGCAAGGCTGTGACCAACGCTTGCAGAAGCCTCGTCAAGCAAGTCCAGAAGATCATCGAGAGCAAGAACAAGGAGAACGGCGAGGATGTGGATTATGCGGCGCTCAGCGGGCATGATTTCAAGATCAAGCAGATGGAGCAACAG GTCGAAATCTTACAGCTCGAGAACGCTCTGAGCGCTGCGAGACATCGACTGGGAGAGATGCGTAAGCTGTCGTATCAGGAAGAGGACTAG